A stretch of Anaeromyxobacter dehalogenans 2CP-1 DNA encodes these proteins:
- a CDS encoding class I SAM-dependent methyltransferase, translating into MDGSPAPHWSDGYYGPLYLEPVADLLTPGLTALEADVIAGLLRLGPRDRVLDLACGHGRHARALAGRVRAVVGLERSAAYLARARASSSAGGGPGPAWLRADLRALPLRPGAFDAAFSWYASLFMFDDARNAACLAALATAIRPGGRLLVHHANPLRLALQPRDASRRTLPDGSLVEETSEFDPAAGVDRCHRRLVRPSGAVLAGTAELRYYRPSEWRSLAAGAGLRVLELTSTTGAGEHPGRELDPEAPDLIALLEKPTT; encoded by the coding sequence GTGGACGGCTCCCCGGCGCCGCACTGGTCCGACGGCTACTACGGCCCGCTCTACCTGGAGCCGGTCGCGGACCTGCTCACCCCGGGCCTGACCGCGCTCGAGGCGGACGTCATCGCCGGCCTGCTCCGGCTCGGCCCGCGCGACCGCGTGCTCGACCTCGCCTGCGGGCACGGGCGCCACGCGCGGGCGCTGGCGGGCCGCGTCCGGGCGGTGGTGGGGCTCGAGCGCAGCGCCGCGTACCTGGCGCGCGCCCGGGCCTCGTCGTCGGCAGGCGGGGGGCCCGGCCCGGCCTGGCTCCGCGCCGACCTCCGCGCGCTGCCGCTGCGGCCGGGCGCGTTCGACGCCGCGTTCTCCTGGTACGCCTCGCTGTTCATGTTCGACGACGCGCGGAACGCCGCCTGCCTGGCGGCGCTGGCGACCGCGATCCGGCCGGGCGGACGGCTCCTCGTCCACCACGCGAACCCGCTCCGGCTCGCGCTCCAGCCGCGCGACGCGTCGCGTCGCACCCTGCCGGACGGCTCCCTGGTGGAGGAGACCTCGGAGTTCGACCCCGCCGCCGGCGTGGACCGCTGCCACCGCCGCCTGGTCCGCCCCTCCGGCGCGGTGTTGGCGGGCACGGCGGAGTTGCGGTACTACAGGCCTTCCGAGTGGAGGTCCCTGGCCGCTGGCGCCGGCCTCCGCGTCCTGGAGCTGACGAGCACGACCGGCGCGGGGGAGCACCCGGGCCGTGAGCTGGATCCCGAAGCGCCGGATCTCATCGCCCTCTTGGAGAAGCCGACCACATGA
- a CDS encoding alpha-ketoacid dehydrogenase subunit beta — MPTMNIIQAVNDALRIEMRKDPDVVVLGEDVGKFGGVFRATQGLYDEFGADRVIDTPLAEGGIIGTAVGMALYGLKPVPEIQFADFIFPAFDQIVNEVAKYRYRSGGQYACPMVIRTPYGGGIKGGHYHSQSPEAMFIHTAGLKVVVPSNPYDAKGLLISAIRDPDPVLFFEPKRVYRAAKGDVPEGEYAEPLGKARITRAGNQVTVMAWGSMWHEVDQAAREAAAEGFDCEVIDLRSLQPLDLETIVASVSKTGRAIVVHEAPRTCGFGAEIAALVQERCFLHLEAPVARVTGFDTPFPYTLENEYLPRAPRILKAIREVVAY; from the coding sequence ATGCCCACCATGAACATCATCCAGGCGGTCAACGACGCGCTCCGGATCGAGATGCGCAAGGATCCGGACGTGGTGGTGCTGGGCGAGGACGTCGGGAAGTTCGGCGGCGTGTTCCGCGCCACGCAGGGGCTCTACGACGAGTTCGGCGCCGACCGTGTCATCGACACCCCGCTCGCCGAGGGCGGCATCATCGGCACCGCGGTGGGCATGGCGCTCTACGGCCTGAAGCCGGTGCCGGAGATCCAGTTCGCCGACTTCATCTTCCCGGCGTTCGACCAGATCGTGAACGAGGTGGCGAAGTACCGCTACCGCTCCGGCGGCCAGTACGCCTGCCCCATGGTCATCCGCACGCCGTACGGCGGCGGCATCAAGGGCGGCCACTACCACTCGCAGTCGCCCGAGGCGATGTTCATCCACACCGCCGGCCTGAAGGTGGTCGTCCCGTCCAACCCCTACGACGCCAAGGGGCTCCTCATCAGCGCCATCCGCGACCCGGACCCGGTGCTGTTCTTCGAGCCGAAGCGCGTCTACCGCGCCGCCAAGGGCGACGTGCCCGAAGGCGAGTACGCCGAGCCGCTCGGCAAGGCCAGGATCACGCGCGCCGGCAACCAGGTGACGGTGATGGCCTGGGGCTCGATGTGGCACGAGGTGGACCAGGCCGCGCGCGAGGCGGCGGCCGAGGGGTTCGACTGCGAGGTCATCGACCTCCGCTCGCTCCAGCCGCTCGACCTCGAGACCATCGTGGCGTCGGTGTCGAAGACCGGGCGCGCCATCGTGGTGCACGAGGCGCCGCGCACCTGCGGGTTCGGCGCGGAGATCGCCGCGCTGGTCCAGGAGCGCTGCTTCCTGCACCTCGAGGCGCCGGTGGCGCGCGTCACCGGCTTCGACACGCCGTTCCCGTACACGCTCGAGAACGAGTACCTGCCGCGCGCGCCGCGCATCCTGAAGGCCATCCGCGAGGTGGTCGCGTACTGA
- a CDS encoding HD domain-containing phosphohydrolase — translation MTEIAPEATRILIVDDDAAVRDVITVLLREEGYVCTTVASAEAALDEARKTDYPLVISDVRMPARDGFWLLEQMREASPDTAVIMLTAYGDTEAAVECLRNGAADYLLKPPKVTELIRAIERALGRRRLELARGRYRRSLENRVKEKTAELSRTLHDLESTYSQTLWTLVAALDAREHETSDHSQRVVRYTLAIARRVGLAETALPDVGRGALLHDIGKIGVPDAILLKPGKLTPEEWTEMRKHPQIGFNILKSVDFLQVPAEMVLCHQERFDGGGYPRGLSGDAIPLSARIFAIADCFDAMTSDRPYRKRTSTENARKEILRCAGTQFDPRAADAFLSLGEDELLELSRPSDERPI, via the coding sequence ATGACGGAGATCGCCCCCGAAGCCACCCGGATCCTCATCGTGGACGACGACGCCGCGGTCCGGGACGTCATCACGGTGCTCCTGCGGGAAGAAGGCTACGTCTGCACCACCGTGGCGAGCGCCGAGGCGGCGCTCGACGAGGCGCGCAAGACCGACTACCCGCTCGTCATCAGCGACGTGCGGATGCCGGCGCGCGACGGGTTCTGGCTGCTCGAGCAGATGCGCGAGGCCTCGCCCGACACCGCGGTCATCATGCTGACCGCCTACGGCGACACCGAGGCGGCGGTCGAGTGCCTGCGCAACGGCGCGGCGGACTACCTGCTGAAGCCGCCCAAGGTCACCGAGCTGATCCGGGCGATCGAGCGGGCGCTCGGCCGGCGGCGCCTGGAGCTGGCGCGCGGGCGGTACCGCCGCAGCCTCGAGAACCGGGTCAAGGAGAAGACCGCCGAGCTCTCCCGCACCCTGCACGACCTCGAGAGCACCTACTCGCAGACGCTCTGGACGCTGGTGGCGGCGCTCGACGCGCGAGAGCACGAGACCAGCGATCACTCGCAGCGGGTGGTGCGCTACACGCTCGCCATCGCGCGCCGGGTGGGGCTCGCAGAGACCGCGCTCCCCGACGTGGGCCGCGGCGCGCTGCTGCACGACATCGGCAAGATCGGCGTGCCCGACGCGATCCTGCTGAAGCCGGGGAAGCTGACGCCGGAGGAGTGGACCGAGATGCGGAAGCACCCGCAGATCGGCTTCAACATCCTGAAGAGCGTCGACTTCCTGCAGGTGCCCGCCGAGATGGTGCTCTGCCACCAGGAGCGCTTCGACGGCGGCGGCTACCCGCGCGGCCTCTCCGGCGACGCCATCCCGCTCTCGGCGCGCATCTTCGCGATCGCCGACTGCTTCGACGCGATGACCAGCGACCGGCCCTACCGCAAGCGCACCTCCACCGAGAACGCGCGCAAGGAGATCCTGCGCTGCGCGGGGACGCAGTTCGACCCGCGCGCCGCCGACGCGTTCCTGTCGCTCGGCGAGGACGAGCTCCTGGAGCTGTCGCGACCGTCGGACGAGCGGCCCATCTGA
- the moaA gene encoding GTP 3',8-cyclase MoaA gives MLQQPPSPAAAPLVDGQGRRIVYLRLSLTDRCNFRCSYCSPAAPETHEDPLARDEVARLVRIFGGLGIRRVRLTGGEPTLRRDVLDVIREVARAPGIEEVALTTNGHLLQALAGPLREAGVTRLNVSLDTLDAEKLHRIAGRAATLERIVAGIEAAYRAGFASVKLNVVVVRGQNDDELGALARFAWGFGATARFIELMPFGPGKPVPTAEVKRLLEAQGIRLEPDATRGWGPAYHMRGTSEHEGRTVTGLVGFIGAMTENFCDGCNRVRVGADGSLRACLGGRERLGLKELLRGAASDADIAAAIRAALLGKGERHDMERGGDGLLPMIGTGG, from the coding sequence GTGCTCCAGCAACCCCCCTCCCCCGCCGCCGCGCCGCTCGTGGACGGCCAGGGCCGCCGGATCGTCTACCTCCGGCTCTCCCTCACCGACCGCTGCAACTTCCGGTGCAGCTACTGCTCGCCGGCCGCACCGGAGACGCACGAGGATCCGCTCGCCCGCGACGAGGTCGCGCGGCTGGTCCGCATCTTCGGCGGCCTGGGCATCCGGCGCGTGCGCCTGACCGGCGGTGAGCCCACGCTCCGCCGCGACGTGCTGGACGTGATCCGCGAGGTGGCGCGCGCCCCCGGCATCGAGGAGGTGGCGCTCACCACGAACGGCCACCTGCTCCAGGCGCTCGCCGGCCCGCTCCGCGAGGCGGGCGTCACGCGGCTCAACGTCTCGCTCGACACGCTCGACGCGGAGAAGCTGCACCGCATCGCCGGCCGCGCCGCGACGCTGGAGCGGATCGTGGCCGGGATCGAGGCCGCCTACCGCGCCGGCTTCGCCTCGGTGAAGCTGAACGTGGTGGTGGTGCGCGGGCAGAACGACGACGAGCTGGGCGCGCTGGCCCGCTTCGCCTGGGGGTTCGGGGCCACCGCGCGGTTCATCGAGCTGATGCCGTTCGGCCCCGGGAAGCCGGTGCCCACCGCCGAGGTGAAGCGGCTGCTCGAGGCGCAGGGCATCCGGCTCGAGCCCGACGCGACGCGCGGCTGGGGGCCCGCCTACCACATGCGCGGCACCTCCGAGCACGAGGGACGGACCGTCACCGGCCTGGTCGGCTTCATCGGGGCCATGACCGAGAACTTCTGCGACGGCTGCAACCGCGTGCGGGTGGGCGCCGACGGCTCGCTGCGCGCCTGCCTCGGCGGCCGCGAGCGGCTCGGGCTGAAGGAGCTGCTGCGCGGCGCCGCCAGCGACGCGGACATCGCCGCGGCCATCCGCGCGGCGCTGCTCGGCAAGGGCGAGCGCCACGACATGGAGCGCGGCGGCGACGGGCTGCTGCCCATGATCGGCACCGGCGGGTAG
- a CDS encoding dihydrolipoamide acetyltransferase family protein, which yields MAYKLELPDIGEGVVEAEVQQWFVAPGDAITEDQPLVEVMTDKATVVIPSPKRGTVVKLFWNVGDVAKVHSPLVEIELDDAPPRPAPEAPVRAATAAATAQAAAAASVAVGRPAQAEPPAAAAAPSAAAGPAGAKALATPAVRAMARELGIDVNTVPGTGPGGRVTKDDLSRARGKVNGHGGETEVPAPAPAAARAPVPAPSPAGPPEADERIPLRGMRRKIAENMARSKRTAAHFTFVEQADVTELVRVKDRIAAAAKEEGVRVTFLPFVVKAVVAALRKFPKLNASLDDERGEIVVKHRYDLGVASATDAGLVVPVIRAADRRSLLDLAREIERLSQDTKAGRIRPEDLGSSTFTITSLGALGGLFATPVLNHPEVGILGIHRIRPTPVVRDGQIVARDVMHVSLTSDHRVVDGHEAAAFTYQVIRYLEDPNLLFMQMV from the coding sequence ATGGCCTACAAGCTCGAGCTCCCCGACATCGGCGAGGGGGTCGTCGAGGCGGAGGTCCAGCAGTGGTTCGTCGCCCCGGGCGACGCGATCACCGAGGATCAGCCGCTCGTCGAGGTGATGACCGACAAGGCGACGGTGGTGATCCCGTCGCCGAAGCGCGGCACGGTGGTGAAGCTGTTCTGGAACGTGGGCGACGTCGCCAAGGTGCACTCGCCGCTGGTCGAGATCGAGCTCGACGACGCGCCGCCGCGCCCGGCGCCCGAGGCGCCGGTGCGCGCCGCCACCGCGGCCGCGACGGCCCAGGCGGCCGCGGCGGCGAGCGTCGCCGTGGGCCGGCCGGCCCAGGCCGAGCCGCCCGCGGCGGCGGCGGCCCCCTCGGCGGCGGCAGGGCCCGCGGGCGCGAAGGCGCTCGCCACCCCCGCCGTGCGCGCCATGGCGCGGGAGCTGGGGATCGACGTGAACACGGTGCCGGGCACCGGCCCGGGCGGCCGCGTCACCAAGGACGACCTGTCGCGCGCGCGCGGCAAGGTGAACGGGCACGGCGGCGAGACGGAGGTGCCGGCCCCGGCGCCCGCCGCGGCCCGCGCCCCTGTGCCGGCGCCGTCGCCGGCCGGCCCGCCGGAGGCGGACGAGCGGATCCCGCTGCGCGGCATGCGGCGGAAGATCGCCGAGAACATGGCGCGCTCGAAGCGGACCGCCGCCCACTTCACGTTCGTGGAGCAGGCGGACGTCACCGAGCTGGTCCGGGTGAAGGACCGGATCGCCGCCGCCGCGAAGGAGGAGGGCGTCCGCGTCACGTTCCTGCCGTTCGTGGTGAAGGCGGTCGTCGCCGCCCTGCGCAAGTTCCCGAAGCTGAACGCGTCGCTCGACGACGAGCGCGGCGAGATCGTGGTGAAGCACCGGTACGACCTCGGCGTCGCGTCGGCCACCGACGCGGGCCTGGTGGTCCCGGTGATCCGCGCGGCCGATCGCCGCTCGCTCCTCGATCTCGCCCGGGAGATCGAGCGGCTCTCGCAGGACACCAAGGCCGGGCGCATCCGCCCCGAGGACCTGGGCAGCTCCACCTTCACCATCACCAGCCTGGGCGCGCTGGGCGGGCTGTTCGCCACCCCGGTGCTGAACCACCCCGAGGTCGGCATCCTGGGCATCCACCGCATCCGGCCCACGCCGGTGGTGCGCGACGGGCAGATCGTCGCCCGCGACGTGATGCACGTCTCGCTCACGAGCGACCACCGCGTGGTGGACGGGCACGAGGCGGCCGCGTTCACCTACCAGGTGATCAGGTACCTCGAGGATCCCAACCTGCTGTTCATGCAGATGGTGTGA
- the lipA gene encoding lipoyl synthase, protein MSVPRSSLPVLGTDAPTSRRDIASAMRERGVPMDAKKPSWLRVNVPGGERYQKVRETLKGLQLHTVCAEAHCPNVAECWGGGTATVMLMGDVCTRGCRFCNVKTAAHPPALDPDEPRHLAEAIAELALDYIVVTSVDRDDLPDGGAAHFADAIRRLKEIPGLLVEVLTPDFRGDPEAVRTVGRAAPDVFANNLETVRRLTPAVRDAKATYDQTLGVLAQLKREFPQVVTKSSIMVGLGEQEAEVVEAMRDLRAHGVEILTLGQYLRPSAWHLPVVEYVSPERFAAYRDQGLALGFRYVASGPLVRSSYRAAELFLRGEIESRTKPR, encoded by the coding sequence ATGAGCGTACCCCGCAGCAGCCTGCCGGTCCTCGGCACCGACGCGCCCACCTCGCGGCGCGACATCGCGAGCGCGATGCGCGAGCGCGGCGTCCCCATGGACGCGAAGAAGCCGAGCTGGCTCCGGGTGAACGTGCCGGGGGGCGAGCGGTACCAGAAGGTCCGGGAGACGCTGAAGGGCCTCCAGCTCCACACCGTCTGCGCCGAGGCGCACTGCCCGAACGTGGCGGAGTGCTGGGGCGGCGGCACCGCGACCGTCATGCTGATGGGCGACGTGTGCACCCGCGGCTGCCGCTTCTGCAACGTGAAGACGGCCGCCCACCCGCCCGCGCTCGATCCGGACGAGCCGCGCCACCTGGCCGAGGCCATCGCCGAGCTGGCGCTCGACTACATCGTCGTGACCAGCGTGGACCGCGACGACCTGCCCGACGGCGGCGCCGCGCACTTCGCCGACGCGATCCGGCGGCTGAAGGAGATCCCGGGTCTGCTCGTCGAGGTGCTCACGCCGGACTTCCGCGGCGACCCGGAGGCCGTGCGCACCGTCGGCCGCGCCGCGCCCGACGTCTTCGCGAACAACCTCGAGACCGTGCGTCGGCTCACGCCCGCGGTCCGCGACGCGAAGGCCACCTACGACCAGACGCTCGGCGTCCTCGCGCAGCTGAAGCGCGAGTTCCCGCAGGTGGTCACCAAGTCGTCGATCATGGTCGGCCTGGGCGAGCAGGAGGCCGAGGTGGTCGAGGCGATGCGGGACCTCCGCGCGCACGGCGTCGAGATCCTCACGCTCGGCCAGTACCTGCGGCCGAGCGCCTGGCACCTGCCGGTGGTGGAGTACGTGTCGCCCGAGCGCTTCGCGGCGTACCGGGACCAGGGGCTCGCCCTCGGGTTCCGGTACGTGGCGAGCGGCCCGCTGGTCCGGTCGTCGTACCGCGCGGCGGAGCTGTTCCTGCGCGGCGAGATCGAGTCGAGGACGAAGCCCCGCTGA
- a CDS encoding C45 family autoproteolytic acyltransferase/hydolase: MPARVEERLVAGGEGGALVVHHLVLRGSNRAIGHHLGEIARTRYGLEATTARDPLRVRVQQEWLRRNAPVLHERMRGAADAFGVDADDDAYDVSRLGAPPRVAGCSAAFVPPRDAAGGHPLVSRAFDFALPCVSRPRGSGPGADRPYLLELHPTDGHATLAVVAFELLGGALDGINAEGLVVVAASDVEAAEARPLEPEAETVGLDELQLGRHLLETCANAIQAREALLAAKHHYAAYPVHWLVADRHGDAFAFEVGLGRNRAHLLDAAGLPLVLTNHALHRHPEREPLPAGPGPAGTYARWRALRGALAEASEPWTPPALAAAAARAFVEPPGGPGELTDERTLWHGVYDLRERALEVTFFERDEPDPLRRGGLRSVRTPPLRFELRD; the protein is encoded by the coding sequence ATGCCTGCACGCGTGGAGGAGCGGCTCGTCGCGGGCGGCGAGGGCGGCGCGCTCGTCGTCCACCACCTGGTGCTGCGCGGCTCGAACCGCGCCATCGGCCACCACCTCGGCGAGATCGCCCGGACCCGCTACGGCCTGGAGGCGACCACGGCGCGCGACCCGCTGCGCGTGCGCGTGCAGCAGGAGTGGCTGCGCCGGAACGCGCCCGTGCTCCACGAGCGCATGCGCGGCGCCGCGGACGCCTTCGGGGTGGACGCGGACGACGACGCCTACGACGTCTCGCGCCTCGGGGCGCCGCCGCGGGTGGCGGGCTGCTCCGCCGCGTTCGTCCCGCCGCGCGACGCCGCCGGGGGGCACCCGCTCGTCTCGCGCGCCTTCGACTTCGCGCTTCCGTGCGTGAGCAGACCGCGGGGCAGCGGGCCGGGCGCCGACCGGCCCTACCTGCTCGAGCTGCACCCGACCGACGGGCACGCCACGCTGGCGGTGGTGGCGTTCGAGCTGCTGGGCGGCGCGCTCGACGGGATCAACGCGGAGGGGCTGGTGGTGGTGGCCGCCTCCGACGTCGAGGCGGCCGAGGCGCGCCCGCTCGAGCCGGAGGCGGAGACGGTGGGCCTCGACGAGCTGCAGCTCGGGCGGCACCTGCTCGAGACCTGCGCGAACGCGATCCAGGCGCGCGAGGCGCTGCTCGCGGCCAAGCACCACTACGCCGCGTACCCGGTGCACTGGCTGGTGGCGGACCGCCACGGCGACGCGTTCGCGTTCGAGGTGGGCCTGGGCCGCAACCGCGCGCACCTGCTGGACGCGGCCGGCCTCCCGCTCGTGCTCACCAACCACGCGCTGCACCGCCACCCGGAGCGCGAGCCGCTGCCGGCGGGCCCCGGCCCGGCGGGCACCTACGCGCGGTGGCGCGCGCTGCGCGGCGCCCTGGCGGAGGCCTCCGAGCCGTGGACCCCGCCGGCGCTCGCCGCCGCGGCGGCGCGCGCGTTCGTGGAGCCGCCGGGCGGCCCCGGCGAGCTCACCGACGAGCGGACGCTCTGGCACGGGGTCTACGACCTGCGGGAGCGCGCGCTCGAGGTGACGTTCTTCGAGCGCGACGAGCCGGATCCGCTCCGCCGGGGCGGGCTCCGCTCGGTGCGCACCCCGCCGCTCCGCTTCGAGCTGCGAGACTGA
- a CDS encoding methylmalonyl-CoA mutase family protein: MGSKPAKDQTRRVEKRGDTPKAPDRAERPLFARDEIARVLEARDRWTQEELAEALARLPRRKAAFQTDSGIPIPDVIDPAHLREHDFLRDVGYPGAYPFTRGPQPTMYRGRLWTMRQFAGFGTPADTNRRFKYLLEHGVNGLSTAFDMPALMGYDADHPMSRGEVGKEGVAISTLEDFEILFDGIPLGDVTTSMTINATAVIALAMYVAVAEKQGVPRARLGGTLQADMLKEYIAQKEWMIPPTPAVRIVCDMIEFCAKEMPRWNPVSISGYHIREAGATALQELAFTLADGIEYVQECVDRGMDVDAFAPRLSFFWDVHNDLFEEVAKFRAARRIWARTMKERFGAKKRESLLLRTHAQTAGVSLTAQQPYNNVVRVALQAFAAVLGGTQSLHTNSLDETYALPTEEAVTVALRTQQIIAHESGADRVIDPLAGSYYVEYLTDEMERRAIEYLRRIDDMGGMLRAVEEGYPQREIAESAYRWQRDVESNDRLVVGVNAFQAREEQQIPLLRIDETVAREQVERLKALKGRRSAARVAEALAGVERAAREGTNVVPPVIEAVKAYATLGEIADTFRKVHGTYREDGRF; this comes from the coding sequence ATGGGCTCGAAGCCGGCGAAGGACCAGACGCGGCGGGTGGAGAAGCGGGGCGACACGCCGAAGGCGCCGGATCGCGCCGAGCGGCCGCTGTTCGCCCGCGACGAGATCGCGCGGGTGCTGGAGGCCCGGGACCGCTGGACGCAGGAGGAGCTGGCGGAGGCGCTCGCGCGCCTGCCGCGCCGCAAGGCGGCCTTCCAGACGGACTCCGGGATCCCGATCCCCGACGTGATCGACCCGGCCCACCTGCGCGAGCACGACTTCCTGCGCGACGTGGGCTACCCGGGCGCGTACCCGTTCACCCGGGGTCCGCAGCCGACCATGTACCGGGGCCGGCTCTGGACCATGCGCCAGTTCGCGGGCTTCGGCACGCCCGCCGACACGAACCGGCGCTTCAAGTACCTGCTCGAGCACGGCGTGAACGGGCTCTCCACCGCCTTCGACATGCCGGCGCTCATGGGCTACGACGCCGACCACCCGATGAGCCGCGGCGAGGTGGGCAAGGAGGGCGTCGCCATCTCCACGCTGGAGGACTTCGAGATCCTGTTCGACGGGATCCCGCTCGGCGACGTCACCACCTCCATGACCATCAACGCGACCGCGGTCATCGCGCTCGCGATGTACGTGGCGGTCGCGGAGAAGCAGGGCGTGCCGCGCGCGAGGCTGGGCGGGACGCTCCAGGCGGACATGCTGAAGGAGTACATCGCGCAGAAGGAGTGGATGATCCCGCCCACGCCGGCGGTCCGCATCGTCTGCGACATGATCGAGTTCTGCGCGAAGGAGATGCCGCGCTGGAACCCGGTCTCGATCAGCGGCTACCACATCCGCGAGGCGGGGGCGACGGCGCTGCAGGAGCTGGCGTTCACGCTCGCCGACGGCATCGAGTACGTGCAGGAGTGCGTGGACCGCGGCATGGACGTGGACGCGTTCGCCCCGCGCCTCTCGTTCTTCTGGGACGTGCACAACGACCTGTTCGAGGAGGTCGCGAAGTTCCGCGCGGCGCGCCGGATCTGGGCGCGGACCATGAAGGAGCGCTTCGGCGCGAAGAAGCGCGAGTCGCTGCTGCTCCGCACCCACGCGCAGACGGCCGGCGTCTCGCTCACCGCGCAGCAGCCGTACAACAACGTGGTCCGCGTGGCGCTGCAGGCGTTCGCGGCGGTGCTGGGCGGCACGCAGTCGCTGCACACCAACTCGCTCGACGAGACCTACGCGCTGCCCACCGAGGAGGCGGTCACCGTCGCGCTCCGCACCCAGCAGATCATCGCGCACGAGTCCGGCGCCGACCGGGTGATCGACCCGCTCGCCGGCAGCTACTACGTCGAGTACCTCACCGACGAGATGGAGCGGCGCGCCATCGAGTACCTCCGCCGCATCGACGACATGGGCGGCATGCTCCGCGCGGTGGAGGAGGGCTACCCGCAGCGCGAGATCGCCGAGAGCGCGTACCGCTGGCAGCGCGACGTGGAGAGCAACGATCGGCTGGTGGTCGGCGTGAACGCGTTCCAGGCGCGCGAGGAGCAGCAGATCCCGCTGCTCCGGATCGACGAGACGGTGGCGCGCGAGCAGGTGGAGCGCCTGAAGGCGCTGAAGGGCCGGCGCAGCGCCGCGCGGGTGGCCGAGGCGCTGGCGGGCGTGGAGCGCGCGGCGCGCGAGGGGACGAACGTGGTCCCGCCGGTCATCGAGGCGGTGAAGGCGTACGCGACGCTCGGCGAGATCGCCGACACGTTCCGCAAGGTCCACGGCACCTACCGCGAGGACGGCCGGTTCTAG
- a CDS encoding thiamine pyrophosphate-dependent dehydrogenase E1 component subunit alpha, translating to MRREHVVGPPTRHHPREARDYEPGRFLKEFPLHTVIREDGSADPDEVVLPDAEALRLYRWMVLNRALDERMITLQRQGRIGFYIGSIGEEATVLGTAAAMDERDWIYPCYREHGAALLRGMPLVTFVCDLFGNGGDAMKGRQMPCHEAWRPGRFTSISSPIATQVSQAMGGAWAAKLKGEEMVAITYFGEGATSAHDFHTGLNFAAVRKIPVVFVCRNNGWAISVPRERQTASETIAQKAIAYGMRGERVDGNDLLAVYAATRRARARAAAGEGPTLLECVTYRIEGHSTSDDPRAYRPAELVEPWKRKDPILRMRRYLSRRGALDEAQDAALRDELREQIQAALKEAEAFPAKPSIETLFADVYEEPLWQQREQLAEIEAAVAADPRAANPRHSDA from the coding sequence ATGCGCCGAGAGCACGTGGTGGGTCCGCCGACGAGGCATCACCCGCGCGAGGCACGGGACTACGAGCCCGGCCGGTTCCTGAAGGAGTTCCCGCTCCACACGGTCATCCGTGAGGACGGCTCCGCGGATCCGGACGAGGTGGTCCTGCCGGACGCGGAGGCGCTGCGGCTGTACCGGTGGATGGTGCTGAACCGCGCGCTCGACGAGCGGATGATCACGCTCCAGCGCCAGGGGCGGATCGGCTTCTACATCGGGTCGATCGGCGAGGAGGCCACCGTGCTCGGCACGGCGGCGGCGATGGACGAGCGCGACTGGATCTACCCGTGCTACCGCGAGCACGGGGCCGCGCTGCTGCGCGGGATGCCGCTCGTCACGTTCGTCTGCGACCTGTTCGGCAACGGCGGGGACGCCATGAAGGGCCGGCAGATGCCCTGCCACGAGGCGTGGCGGCCGGGCCGCTTCACCTCGATCAGCTCGCCCATCGCCACCCAGGTCTCGCAGGCGATGGGCGGCGCCTGGGCGGCGAAGCTGAAGGGCGAGGAGATGGTCGCCATCACCTACTTCGGCGAGGGCGCCACCAGCGCGCACGACTTCCACACCGGCCTGAACTTCGCGGCGGTGCGGAAGATCCCGGTGGTGTTCGTGTGCCGCAACAACGGCTGGGCCATCAGCGTGCCGCGCGAGCGGCAGACCGCCTCCGAGACCATCGCGCAGAAGGCGATCGCGTACGGCATGCGCGGCGAGCGCGTCGATGGGAACGACCTGCTCGCGGTGTACGCCGCCACCCGCCGGGCGCGGGCGCGCGCCGCCGCCGGCGAGGGCCCGACGCTGCTCGAGTGCGTGACCTACCGCATCGAGGGGCACTCGACCTCCGACGACCCGCGCGCGTACCGGCCGGCCGAGCTGGTCGAGCCCTGGAAGCGCAAGGACCCGATCCTGCGCATGCGCCGCTACCTCTCGCGGCGCGGCGCGCTCGACGAGGCGCAGGACGCCGCGCTCCGCGACGAGCTGCGCGAGCAGATCCAGGCGGCGCTGAAGGAGGCCGAGGCGTTCCCGGCCAAGCCGTCCATCGAGACGCTGTTCGCCGACGTGTACGAGGAGCCGCTCTGGCAGCAGCGCGAGCAGCTGGCCGAGATCGAGGCGGCGGTCGCCGCGGACCCGCGCGCGGCGAACCCGCGCCACTCCGACGCGTGA
- a CDS encoding cobalamin B12-binding domain-containing protein: MSPATERPLRILVAKPGLDGHDRGAKIIARALRDGGFEVIYTGLHQTPEMIVAAAVQEDVDAIGLSIMSGAHMTLFPAVIELLREKGAVDIVVFGGGIIPQDDVPRLKEKGTAEVFLPGSSTQAIIEWIRANIRPRAAAA, from the coding sequence ATGAGCCCCGCCACCGAGCGCCCCCTCCGCATCCTCGTCGCCAAGCCCGGCCTGGACGGCCACGATCGCGGCGCCAAGATCATCGCCCGCGCGCTGCGCGACGGCGGCTTCGAGGTCATCTACACCGGCCTGCACCAGACGCCGGAGATGATCGTGGCCGCCGCCGTCCAGGAGGACGTGGACGCGATCGGCCTCTCGATCATGTCGGGCGCCCACATGACGCTGTTCCCGGCGGTGATCGAGCTGCTGAGGGAGAAGGGCGCCGTGGACATCGTGGTGTTCGGCGGCGGGATCATCCCGCAGGACGACGTTCCCCGCCTGAAGGAGAAGGGGACCGCCGAGGTGTTCCTGCCCGGCTCCTCCACCCAGGCGATCATCGAGTGGATCCGCGCGAACATCCGTCCGCGTGCCGCGGCCGCCTAG